The sequence below is a genomic window from Ipomoea triloba cultivar NCNSP0323 chromosome 2, ASM357664v1.
TTTGAGACCAACTAAGGTCTTCCCCAATAGTTAACCGTTTTTTAGTAGACTTTGCAGgtatgattagaaaagagaagatgagagtggaggaaaaaaacgaaaaaacaaaaaacaaaaaaaaaaaaacaaaaaacaaaaactgacaaaaaatagaaaaaaataataataattttacgtGCCCAAGCAGGCGCATGCATTGCACGCGCTTGCCTGGGCACGAAAACTGTGCCTCACGCATGCGTGAGGCACAGTAACTTCTCCCAATGGAGCCCACTCCAGCCTGCCAAAACTCTCAATTTACAGGAGAaagaacttaaaaaaaaaaaccttttccATTTGATAAAAACCCGCTCATTGAATTTTAGTGTTCTAAAATCTCTCTAAAATCAAGGAAAGGCCTAATAAAACCTTTAGATACTTTTATAATTTACctccgtattatttttgtatgtaGTAATGTTAAATTTAGTATTGGAGTACAAAATGTATTTATTAAGAAACtaccttaaaatattattaatatacaaaGTATTCCGTAGTAGAGATGATTAATGAGAATAGGTTGAGTACAGTAAAGCACTTTGGATCTTGCACTCAAACTAACCCAAAATCTCATGGTCTAATTTCcataaatatgcaattaaatgaaaaattgggtattttttttatagccGTATTTTACGGTGTatctatacatatatgcatatataaatacacCCTGTGTGTATAGGAATGAGAGTGTGTCATTTGTCAAATCAATTCCCTGTGCCAGCCTCTGGTCGGCAACGAAGCTTCAGAAGGCTGTTGAGAGTGGTCTCTCTGTTGTCTCTGTCATCCCCATTaaccccccccccaccccacccctacCCACCTCCCCTCCTTCCAACTATTTATATTGTCAACTGCTTCATTGGGTCTTTGCTCCAGTCACATTTTCAAGCAAAAATACTGTCTCACAGAGATAAAGTTTCAATCTTTATGGCtggaaattggaaaaggaaTGGGGCTTGGAGCTTTGTATGGAGATATTGAAACCAATCTTCAGGCCTTCAAGGTATTTATTTATAGCTATCCCTCcattctctctttttttcttgtttggGTTTTGGTTTATCTGTTTAGTGGTGAATCCAAGCAgttgttgtttctttttcttgttctgAATAGTGTGGATATATGTTGTTAGTTTGAGTCTctgatgtgtgtatatatggtTTTGGTTTGCAGAAATTTTGACTGAGTGAGTAATCAGGGTTTATTTAGCAAAGAAAAGATTTAGTGATTTAGGGTATTTAGGTATAATATAAGGAGATTGAGAAACCATGATTGATGTGATGAGTTCAGTGAATAAGCCCTTGAATGAAGTGGAGAGGTGTTTGGATTCCCAGCTATGGCATGCCTGTGCTGGTGGGATGGTTCAAATGCCATCTGTGAACTCCAAAGTGTTTTATTTTCCACAGGGCCATGCTGAGCATGCCCAAAAGGCTCTGGATTTTGGGGGTTTTCCTAGAATTCCACCTTTAGTTCTGTGTAGAGTGGCATCCATAAGGTATTTGGCTGATTTTGAGAGTGATGAGGTTTATGCCAAGATTAGATTGGTTCCATTGAAGGGGAATGAATGTTGTGATGGTGATATGGATGGGGGGATTCCCGGGTTCGATAAGAATGAGAATCAGGAGAAACCTAATTCGTTTGCCAAGACTTTGACACAGTCTGATGCAAATAATGGAGGGGGTTTCTCGGTTCCGAGGTATTGTGCTGAAACCATTTTTCCTCGGCTGGATTACTCGGCTGAGCCCCCGGTCCAGACCATCTTGGCTAAGGATGTTCACGGGGAGACATGGAAGTTTAGGCATATTTATAGGGGGACGCCAAGGCGTCATCTATTGACGACTGGGTGGAGTAATTTCGTGAACCAGAAGAAGCTTGTGGCTGGGGATTCAATTGTGTTCTTGAGGGCAGAAAATGGGGAGCTTTTTGTTGGGATTCGAAGGGCGAAGAGAGGGATTGGGAATGGACCCGAGGCTACTTCTGGGTGGAATACGGGGGCAGGGACTTACACCTCCTCGCTGTACCAGGGATTTTCGGGGTTTTTTAGTGACGACGAGAAGAAGTTTATGCGGAATGGTCAGGGTGGAAATTGTGATGAGGGTCTGAGAGGGAGAAGCAAAGTTCGAGGTGAATCCGTTGTTGAAGCTGCAACACTTGCTGCAAATGCCCAGCCTTTCGAGGTCGTTTACTATCCCCGTGCCTGCACCCCAGAATTCGTAGTCAAGGCCTCTGCAGTGAGGGCAGCAATGAGAATCCAGTGGTGCTCGGGGATGAGATTCAAGATGCCCTTCGAGACCGAAGACTCTTCTCGGATTAGCTGGTTCATGGGAACCATTTCTTCTGTTCAAGTCGATGACCCCATCCACTGGCCTAATTCCCCATGGCGCCTTCTCCAGGTAATAACTGTGAAGTTTTTCTTTTGAACCGTTAAATCTGCCATTGTGCAATCATCTTTTGCCTATTATCTAAATTCATCTGAGTAGCTTTTATGTGATTATGTCAGTGACAAATATTCCAACTTTTCGAAAACCATTTGCAGGGCCTATTAAGTATACTCtctattaaattcaaaaaaaaaaagtatactcTCTATTTGTTAGATTTTGAATTTCCCTTAAACGTTCATGAACAGGTAGCGTGGGACGAGCCAGACTTGCTTCAGAACGTGAAGCGAGTTAATCCATGGCTGGTTGAGTTGGTAGCAAATATGCCTCCGATTCATTTATCGCCTTTCTCACCGCCAAGGAAGAAGCTGCGGCTTCCACAACCTCTGGAATTTCCCACCTCGGGCCAGTTTTCGCTGCCATCACTACTCAGCAATCCCCTAATTCCCAGCAGCCCTTTGTCTTGTGTATCAGACAACATTCCTGCAGGCATACAGGGAGCCAGGCATGCACAATTTGGGCTATCGTTAACGGATCTCCACTTCAACAAACTGCAGGGAGGGCTGTTCCCGTTTGGATACAGAGAGTTCGATCG
It includes:
- the LOC116009628 gene encoding auxin response factor 18-like — protein: MIDVMSSVNKPLNEVERCLDSQLWHACAGGMVQMPSVNSKVFYFPQGHAEHAQKALDFGGFPRIPPLVLCRVASIRYLADFESDEVYAKIRLVPLKGNECCDGDMDGGIPGFDKNENQEKPNSFAKTLTQSDANNGGGFSVPRYCAETIFPRLDYSAEPPVQTILAKDVHGETWKFRHIYRGTPRRHLLTTGWSNFVNQKKLVAGDSIVFLRAENGELFVGIRRAKRGIGNGPEATSGWNTGAGTYTSSLYQGFSGFFSDDEKKFMRNGQGGNCDEGLRGRSKVRGESVVEAATLAANAQPFEVVYYPRACTPEFVVKASAVRAAMRIQWCSGMRFKMPFETEDSSRISWFMGTISSVQVDDPIHWPNSPWRLLQVAWDEPDLLQNVKRVNPWLVELVANMPPIHLSPFSPPRKKLRLPQPLEFPTSGQFSLPSLLSNPLIPSSPLSCVSDNIPAGIQGARHAQFGLSLTDLHFNKLQGGLFPFGYREFDRTISPKTPSGSLKASSDNDDNLSCLLTIGNASPNLKQNNEKKAPTPKLMLFGKAILTEQQMSQSCSGETVNLSDGSGSALLHSGPTENSRDEPFPWYKDEKSETGHCKVFMESDDVGRTLDLSALGSYEELYRKLASMFGIQRSEMLSNVLYQDTTGSVRHTGDEPFSEFIKTARRLTILSDSSSDNVGR